Proteins encoded by one window of Xenopus tropicalis strain Nigerian chromosome 6, UCB_Xtro_10.0, whole genome shotgun sequence:
- the tex10 gene encoding testis-expressed sequence 10 protein (The RefSeq protein has 2 substitutions compared to this genomic sequence), translating to MSSKRKRQEDFQKVKLKVGRKKPRADQITDTTFKSKFIHLSKQLKEDQSSPTNERKLNITDLLSQMHHYNAGVKHSALVGLKELLSTYPSIIESHISSIISEVAAVFTDKDSAVRVAAVSLLQYLVPIIPPEKIAPFFPLVSAHLSSAMTHIIMGIQQDSLRILDILLEEYPELLIDRSNMLLHNFLELISHQKTSKEFKSANQKSSWTLAVSVDQKIISQNWRLNVLIRLKKFLHAFARQASKSIPDDEFTETSNKSLPKRKSQDLTWIKQTSCKQFINLYEHCGSQHTIDSSFQLRSFVMTTAKSDECTFSTRNLKAFTETIIPLLIECWIEESPSTVIEDISKHFLCPSSHHLLQQVLSIISLLWKLCELQDGPQKLDGWLRRTYLADFKHHFMRQFPYSVLENAKQKKNKKKSNRDSIYLQNGLDHLLLNLTLCDIMIPLASSPTLPEDSEWLAVIRMFVSEKLNQGYQLNCKQLKRLLDVTNKLLNIQRNRVATEKLIHSVYVLYQQRELQLSVRSMLLKFLKKVYLKEEEVCHKLGRSRSNILSRWISGLPQQLANLGSRSPQLSAIIIDTIYTAATRSHIELLQSLQTTACQIYDPKEGPVVLLPPESQQQLVQLLYFLPYMSSDLLIRLSKCCITERLSPNLGSMLIGVLHARSSFASWSCLAQDCTMSNQDYFSFLFSSLIGFSAERLSWMQGTKHTTRVSKTQVSPLCLYLTDQQQFARHWMITKAACCSLSSVSARSQCFDILQNAIIKHLGELTVLPDSTAGSILYAINTLFDQSCVPSERLYTFLPSCCYSIFSFLLTVGKDFEHLPKRDPLWAACISLLSLLPNVLKFMLKNLQVSRACQEELPVIAQLLRLLLQNPQLRSHMMTNAFLVQQTLQDVMNLKCCEIQEQWLTDLQYCFNAYLPKQPLESPSFSAVY from the exons ATGAGTAGTAAACGTAAACGTCAAGAAGATTTTCAGAAGGTGAAACTGAAAGTTGGACGGAAAAAACCAAGAGCGGATCAAATTACCGACACCACTTTTAAGTCCAAGTTTATTCATTTGAGCAAGCAACTAAAGGAGGACCAGTCGTCTCCTACCAATGAACGAAAGTTAAACATCACG gaTCTTCTCTCACAGATGCATCATTATAATGCTGGAGTTAAGCACAGTGCCCTTGTTGGTCTTAAAGAACTTCTTTCTACCTATCCTTCAATAATTGAATCACATATTTCAAGTATAATCAGTGAGGTTGCTGCTGTATTTACAGATAAAGACTCAGCTGTTAGAGTAGCTGCTGTTTCTCTTTTACAATATTTGGTTCCAATAATTCCTCCTGAAAAAATTGCCCCCTTTTTTCCTCTTGTAAGTGCCCATCTATCCAGTGCAATGACTCATATAATTATGGGCATTCAGCAAGACTCATTACGAATCTTGGATATTCTGTTAGAAGAGTATCCAGAATTACTTATTGACCGCAGCAATATGTTGCTACACAATTTTTTGGAGCTTATTTCCCATCAGAAGACCTCCAAGGAATTTAAGAGTGCAAATCAGAAATCTAGTTGGACGTTGGCTGTCAGTGTTGACCAAAAGATTATTTCTCAAAACTGGCGATTAAATGTGCTCATTAGGCTGAAAAAGTTTCTTCATGCATTTGCCAGACAGGCTTCAAAAAGTATCCCAGATGATGAATTTACAGAGACATCAAACAAAAGTTTGCCCAAAAGAAAATCTCAAGATCTTACTTGGATAAAGCAAACAAGTTGCAAGCAGTTTATCAACTTATATGAACATTGTGGAAGTCAGCACACCATAGATTCTTCATTTCAGTTGAG gtCTTTCGTGATGACCACAGCCAAGTCTGATGAATGTACTTTTTCAACCAGAAATTTGAAAGCATTTACTGAGACCATAATTCCATTATTGATTGAATGCTGGATTGAGGAATCGCCTAGTACAGTCATTGAAGATATTTCTAAACATTTTCTATGTCCATCATCACATCATCTTCTGCAACAGGTTCTAAGCATTATTTCTTTGCTTTGGAAGCTTTGTGAACTTCAGGATGGGCCCCAGAAATTG GATGGTTGGCTTCGTAGAACTTATCTTGCAGATTTTAAACATCATTTTATGAGACAGTTTCCATACTCTGTGCATGAAAATGccaaacagaagaaaaataaaaaaaaaag tAACAGGGATAGTATATATCTTCAAAATGGTCTGGATCATCTTTTATTAAACTTAACCTTGTGTGACATCATGATCCCCCTGGCAAGTTCTCCTACTCTTCCAGAGGATTCAGAATGGTTAGCAGTGATTCGAATGTTTGTTTCTGAGAAACTGAACCAAGGGTACCAGCTAAATTGTAAGCAACTCAAAAGGCTACTGGATGTAACAAATAAACTTCTGAATATTCAGAGAAACAGAG tggccACAGAGAAGTTGATTCATTCGGTTTATGTATTGTACCAGCAGAGAGAGCTGCAACTGTCAGTGCGTTCCATGCTTCTAAAATTCTTAAAAAAAGTATATCTTAAAGAAGAGGAGGTTTGTCACAAGCTTGGAAG AAGCCGAAGTAATATTTTGTCTCGATGGATCTCTGGCTTGCCTCAGCAACTTGCTAACCTTGGCTCAAGAAGTCCACAACTTTCTGCCATTATTATTGATACAATATACACTGCTGCTACTCGTTCACACATTGAATTACTTCAGAGCCTTCAAACCACAGCATGCCAAATCTATG atCCTAAGGAAGGACCTGTTGTACTGCTTCCGCCAGAGTCGCAACAACAATTGGTGCAGCTTTTATATTTCTTGCCTTATATGTCATCTGATTTACTTATTCGGTTAAGTAAGTGTTGCATCACAGAAAGACTTTCACCCAATCTTGGTTCCATGCTCATTGGAGTATTGCATGCAAG GTCCTCCTTTGCGAGTTGGTCATGCTTGGCACAAGACTGTACAATGAGCAATCAGGactattttagttttttgttctcTTCTCTCATTG GGTTTTCAGCAGAGAGGTTGTCATGGATGCAAGGTACAAAGCATACTACTCGTGTCAGCAAAACACAGGTTTCACCATTGTGCCTATATTTGACTGATCAGCAACAGTTTGCTCACCACTGGATGATTACAAAG GCAGCTTGTTGCAGTTTGTCCTCTGTGAGTGCAAGGAGTCAGTGCTTTGATATCCTTCAGAATGCAATCATAAAGCACTTG GGTGAATTAACAGTCCTCCCCGACAGTACAGCTGGATCTATATTGTATGCCATAAATACCCTTTTTGACCAAAGTTGTGTTCCTAGTGAACGTCTGTATACTTTTTTACCTTCATGCTGTTACAGTATTTTTAGCTTCTTACTTACAGTTGGAAAAGATTTTGAGCATCTTCCTAAAAG GGACCCTCTCTGGGCAGCTTGCATTTCTTTGTTATCTTTGCTCCCTAATGTTCTGAAGTTCATGTTGAAGAATCTTCAAGTTAGCCGAGCCTGTCAGGAAGAGCTCCCTGTTATTGCACAATTGCTTCGTCTCTTACTACAAAACCCCCAACTTAGAAGTCACATGATGACAAACGCTTTTCTGGTGCAGCAAACCCTCCAGGATGTTATG AACCTGAAATGTTGTGAAATTCAAGAACAGTGGCTGACAGACCTTCAGTACTGCTTCAACGCGTATCTTCCCAAACAACCTCTTGAATCACCATCTTTTTCTGCAGTATACTGA